Proteins co-encoded in one Blastocatellia bacterium genomic window:
- a CDS encoding DUF1800 domain-containing protein → MCAAEWNERSVAHMLRRVGFGATPEEIKFYLDMGQARAIDYILNYESIDDSEVDRQIAAANLDLTKTSDLILWWVLRMIFTKRPLQEKMVFFWHDHFATAIFKVKEQELMLQQNQLFRKFALGNFQDFLLAVSQDPAMIIWLDNFTNKKGQPNENYARELNELFSMGVGNYTEMDVKEAARAFTGWSINRRTKEFQFETNQHDFGTKTFLGETGPFNGDDIVRIISGKPATAQFISKKLFEFFAFQNPKQSTIDNLANIYLTSRFSIKAVMQAILTSDEFFSEKAFNSIVKSPTEYVVGTLKMLKATIDTRGKAGDILNSLSIQGQTLFNPPSVSGWDGGIEWINTSTLLNRFNFANTLSSNRMTRGATIDPKALLSNSKATKSKDVVDFFLKQLGLFDVDVLSNKTLKKYLDQNDDGSKGKFTLTDANIDKKVRGLIHLIITLPDYQLN, encoded by the coding sequence ATGTGTGCTGCTGAATGGAATGAAAGAAGCGTCGCTCATATGTTACGCCGAGTAGGATTTGGCGCAACACCAGAAGAAATAAAGTTTTATCTTGATATGGGCCAAGCCCGCGCCATTGATTATATTCTTAACTATGAATCAATAGATGATAGCGAAGTAGACCGCCAGATTGCTGCGGCTAATTTAGATTTAACTAAAACCTCTGATTTAATTCTTTGGTGGGTCTTAAGAATGATTTTTACTAAAAGACCGTTACAAGAAAAAATGGTTTTCTTTTGGCATGATCATTTTGCAACTGCAATTTTCAAAGTAAAAGAACAAGAATTGATGTTGCAACAAAACCAATTATTTAGAAAATTTGCTTTAGGCAATTTCCAAGATTTTCTTTTAGCAGTTTCTCAAGACCCAGCAATGATCATTTGGTTAGACAATTTTACTAACAAAAAAGGTCAACCTAATGAAAACTATGCACGTGAACTTAACGAACTTTTTTCAATGGGCGTTGGCAATTATACGGAAATGGATGTAAAAGAAGCCGCTCGTGCTTTTACAGGTTGGTCAATTAATCGTAGGACAAAAGAATTCCAATTTGAAACCAATCAACATGACTTTGGAACTAAAACTTTTTTAGGTGAAACCGGCCCATTTAACGGTGATGATATTGTGCGAATTATTTCTGGCAAACCTGCTACAGCACAATTTATTAGTAAGAAATTATTTGAATTCTTTGCTTTCCAAAATCCAAAACAAAGCACCATTGATAATTTAGCTAATATTTATTTAACCAGTAGATTTAGCATCAAAGCTGTGATGCAAGCAATTCTTACTTCAGATGAATTTTTCTCAGAAAAAGCATTTAATAGTATAGTAAAAAGCCCTACAGAATATGTAGTTGGAACATTAAAAATGCTTAAAGCTACAATTGATACTCGTGGCAAAGCTGGGGATATTCTTAATTCTCTATCTATACAAGGTCAAACTCTTTTTAATCCTCCTTCTGTAAGTGGTTGGGATGGTGGTATAGAGTGGATTAACACTTCAACTTTACTTAATCGTTTTAACTTTGCTAATACATTATCTAGCAATCGTATGACACGAGGAGCAACCATTGATCCTAAAGCACTACTTTCTAACTCAAAAGCAACAAAATCTAAAGATGTAGTTGATTTTTTCCTTAAACAATTAGGTCTTTTTGATGTTGATGTATTAAGCAATAAAACACTTAAGAAATATTTAGATCAAAACGATGATGGTTCAAAAGGCAAATTTACTTTAACTGATGCAAACATTGACAAAAAAGTTAGAGGTTTAATCCATTTAATTATTACTTTACCTGACTACCAACTTAATTAA